A region of Carassius auratus strain Wakin chromosome 11, ASM336829v1, whole genome shotgun sequence DNA encodes the following proteins:
- the myog gene encoding myogenin → MELFETNPYFFADQRFYEGGDNFFQSRLNGGFDQAGYQDRSSMVGLCGDGRLLSNGVGLEDKPSPSPSLGLSMSPHQEQQHCPGQCLPWACKVCKRKSVTMDRRKAATLREKRRLKKVNEAFEALKRSTLMNPNQRLPKVEILRSAIQYIERLQALVSSLNQQEHEQGNMHYRAAAPQGMSSSSDQGSGSTCCSSPEWSSASEHCANAYSSTHGDLLNDESSEQTNLRSLTSIVDSITGTDVTPVSYSVDISK, encoded by the exons ATGGAGCTTTTCGAGACCAATCCCTACTTCTTCGCAGACCAGCGTTTTTATGAAGGCGGTGATAACTTTTTCCAGTCGAGGCTGAACGGAGGCTTCGACCAAGCAGGATATCAGGACCGAAGCTCCATGGTGGGCTTGTGTGGTGATGGAAGGCTGCTGTCAAACGGAGTGGGGTTGGAGGACAAACCGTCTCCATCTCCTAGCCTCGGTCTGTCCATGTCCCCTCACCAAGAGCAGCAGCACTGTCCGGGTCAGTGTCTGCCCTGGGCCTGCAAGGTGTGTAAGCGCAAGTCGGTCACCATGGATCGACGGAAAGCCGCCACTTTGAGGGAGAAGAGGAGGTTGAAGAAAGTCAACGAGGCCTTTGAGGCTCTTAAGAGGAGCACGCTCATGAATCCCAACCAGAGGCTGCCCAAGGTGGAAATCCTGCGCAGCGCCATCCAGTACATCGAGAGACTCCAGGCGCTGGTCAGCTCTCTCAACCAGCAGGAGCACGAGCAGGGAAACATGCATTACAGAGCCGCAGCTCCTCAAGGG ATGTCGTCCTCTAGCGACCAGGGCTCTGGCAGCACCTGCTGTAGCAGTCCGGAGTGGAGCAGCGCGTCTGAGCACTGCGCCAACGCCTACAGCTCCACCCACGGGG ATCTCCTGAATGACGAGTCCTCAGAGCAAACCAACCTGAGGTCTCTGACGTCTATTGTGGACAGCATTACAGGAACAGACGTGACTCCGGTCTCTTATTCAGTGGACATAAGCAAATAA